The region TCACAGGAGGAACTTATTTATGGCCATGGAAGGGAGGTGTAAAAAATGGAACTTCAATATCGGATAACTATAAAGTATTCCCAATTCCAAGTTCTGCATTGCAGTCTAATCCTAATTTAACTCAAAACCCTGGTTATTAATTTAAAACTGTATTAAAATGAAAAATATTTTCAAAATATTTCTGATAGGAATAGTGAGTTACTTCATTGTTTCTTGTAGAGAAGAAGATGATAAGGCTGTGCTTAATAGTACATCTAATGGGAGTTTAGCTGTAAATAAAACATCTGTAATTCTTGATGAAACAATTGCTGATCAGGCTGCACTTACTTTTACATATACAAACCCAACTTTCAATCCAAATGTAACATTTACAAATACAGTAGAACTTGCTACTGCTGGAACGAATTTTAGTTCTGTTGCAACACAAACTGTTTCAATGGAGCAGAAAACATTTTCTTTGACTCATTTGCAATTGAATACAATGTTAGCAACCTTAAATATTGCTCCAAATGTTGCCAAGTCAATTGAAATCAGGTTAAAATCAAGTTTAAATGCTACTACAGCTTATTATTCTAATGTAGTAACGGTTAGTATTACAGGTTATAAACCAAATCCGGATCTGATTTACCCTAAAATTAATGTTCCTGGAGGATATGCCGGAGCCGCAGGCTATGCAGATTGGGAACCAACAAACTCTCCAAATTTATTCTCTCCAGGCAAAGATGATAAGTATAGAGGATTTATCTATGTTACTGCGCCAAATAGCGAATATAAATTCACTATTAATCAGGATTGGGCAGGAGATAAAGGTGATGATGGAACATTTACAGGAAAACTATTAGAAACGAACGAAGTGAATGTAAAAGCAGCAACAGCAGGAACGTATTATGTTAATGTTAATTGGGTTGCAAATACATATTCTACGGTTGTTGCAAATTTTGGTGTGATTGGCGATGCAACTCCTACAGGTTGGGGCTCAGATACAGACTTTGTTTATAATCCTACTACAAAAACTTATGTAATCAATTCGATTGCTTTGTCAAATACTGGAGTGTTTAAATTTAGAGCTAATGATGATTGGGTGATGAAGTTTCAACCAGCTAGTGCAGATGAAACATTGGTTTCGGGAACTACAGTTCAGTCTTATTTAAATTCAGAAGGAACTGTAACAGGAGATCCTGGTTATAAAGTTGCACAAGCGGGTAATTATAAAATAGAATTAGACTTACATAATTCAGCTTACTATAAGCTAACTATCACAAAATTATAAAATACAACAAGTTTAAATAAAGAGCAAAGTGTTGCTTTTGGGCAACACTTTCTTTATTTTTAAAGTTATAAATAGTCATTATGAAGAAAATTACAGTTGGAGCGTTATTGCTCTCAATGATGTTTGTGGGTGTTAATGCACAATCTTTAAAATCGCCGGACGGAAAATTTGAAATGGATTTTCAGATAAAGCAGGGAGTTCCTTATTATAATCTTAAATACAATGGTAAAACAGTTGTTGAAGATTCTAAATTGGGATTGAGATTATTTAAAGATGCTTCAATAAAATTTGCCTCAGAAATTGCCAAACCGGAAGATGCTAAATTCGACTTAAACAATGGTTTTACAAAAGTTGATGAAAAACGTGATTCAAAAAATGAAACTTGGCAGCCGGTTTTAGGGGAAAAGAAAAATTATATCAATCAGTATAATGAATTGGCGGTTACGCTGAATCAGGCTTCTACCGATAGAAGCATTGTGGTAAAATTCAGATTGTTCAATGATGGTTTAGGATTCAGATATGAATTTCCTCAACAGAAAAACCTGAACTATTTCACCATTCGTGAAGAAGATTCTGAAATTGATTTCCCGACAGATATGAAAGCCTGGTGGATTGTTGCAGATTACGATTCCCAGGAATATAAATACCAGGAAACAAAAGTTTCTGAAATTCCGGCAAGATGGCCTCAAGCAGCCGATGCGAATGCGTCTCAGACTTTAATTAAAAATGCGGTTCAGTCTCCTGTAATGCTGAAAAGAGAAGGAAAAGAGCCTTTGTATATCAATGTTGCTGAAGCTGCAGTTCTGAATTATCCGGCTTCTCACCTTGAAGTGGATGCTCAGAATTTTAAATTTAAAACACACCTGACAGCGGATAGACAAGGAGCGAAAGGATATATTCAGACCCCTTCTGTTACTCCATGGAGAACAATTATTGTATCGCCAAAAGCAGAAGAAGTAATGGCGTCTAAAATGATCTTCAACCTAAATGAGCCTACTAAATACAAAGATACTTCTTATATTCACCCTACAAAATATATGGGAGTTTGGTGGGAAATGATCATCGGAAAATCTCAATGGGCGTATTCAACAGCAGAAAATGTACACTTGGATACAACCGATTTTACGAAGCTGACTCCAAACGGAAAACATGCGGCGAATAATACAAAAGTAAAAGAATACATTGATTTCGCTGCAGAAAATGGTTTCCAGGGCTTATTGATCGAAGGTTGGAATATCGGTTGGGAAGACTGGTTTGGCCATTCAAAAGAATTTGTTTTCGACTTTATCACGCCTTATCCGGATTTTAATATCAAAGAATTAAACGATTATGCGCACTCAAAGGGAATTAAATTAATCATGCACCACGAAACTTCAGGTTCAGCTACGAACTATGAAAGATGGGCAGATAAAGCATTCCAGCTGATGAACAAATATGGGTATGACGCTGTGAAAACCGGCTATGTTGGAGATATTATTCCAAGAGGTGAACACCATTATTCTCAATGGACGATCAACCATTTCTACAGAATTGCGGAGAAAGCTAATGAATATAAGATCATGGTAAATTCTCATGAATCTGTACGTCCTACAGGAGAAAGCCGTACTTATCCTAACTATATTTCTGCGGAGGCTGCACGTGGTACGGAATATGAAGCTTTCGGAGGAAATAATCCGGATCACCAGACTATTCTTCCGTTTACAAGATGGATGGGAGGTTCTATGGATTATACGCCGGGGATTTTCCAGACAAAATTGGATTACTATTTCCCCGGAGATACACGTTTCGTGAAAACTACGTTGGTAAAACAGTTAGCATTGTATGTAACAATGTATATGCCTCTTCAGATGGCTGCAGACTTACCGGAAAACTATAAGAAGCATATGGATGCTTTTCAGTTTATTAAAGATGTGGCAGCGGACTGGGATGATACGAAGATCTTATCAGCAGAACCTGGAGATTATATCGTAACAGCCAGAAAAGCTAAAGGAACTGAAAATTGGTTTGTAGGAGGAATTACCGATGAAAATAAACGAGATTATACCGTAGATTTCTCTTTCCTGGATAAAGGACAGAAATATGAAGCAACGATCTATGAAGATGGAAAAGATGCAGATTATATCAACAATCCTCAAAGCTATAATATCTACAAAAAACAGATTACAAGCAAGTCTAAGATGAATTTTAAAATGGCAAGAAGCGGAGGTTTTGCAATCTCTATAAAGCCTGTAAAATAAAAATATTTCTTAACTTTATAATCCTTAAAGGCAAAACCTTTAAGGATTTTTTATGGGTACTGACTTATTTCTTTTTTTTAAATGACTCACTGAAAATTAACAAGCAAAATCTTTATGAAAAAAATATATACAATTATTGCACTTTCAGTAGCTGCAGTTGTCTTTTCTCAAAAACCATTAGACAAGGTAGAGCCGGCGTTCTGGTGGAAAGGAATGAAAAATCCTGAACTTCAGATCTTGGTATATGGAAAAGATATTGCCAAAAATGAAATTGAACTTTCGGACGGTGTTCAGATTAAAAATATACAAAAAGTTGAAAACCCAAATTATGTTTTTGTAACGGTAAATACTAATGAAATCAACGTTCCGAAGTTTAAAATTACCGTTAAGAACGGGAAAAAAAATATAGATGCTTACACCTACGAATTAAAGCAGAGAAATCCGGGTTCTGCCAACAGACAATCTTTTACCTCAAAAGATGTCATGTATCTGATCATGCCTGATCGTTTTGCAAATGGTGACGAAAAAAATGATTCTAATCCACATTTAACGGAAAAAGCAAACAGAAGTCTTCCTAATGGCCGTCATGGAGGAGATTTAAGAGGTGTTATCAACAATCTTGATTATATTCAGAACTTAGGGGCTACATCCGTTTGGTTAACGCCGGTGAACGAAGATAACGAAAAGGTGTATTCCTATCATGGATATGCCCAGACAGATCTGTATAAAATTGATGCACGCTACGGAACCAATGAAGAGTACAAAGAACTTTCACAAAAATTAAATAGGCGGAATATGAAACTGGTGATGGATTATGTAACCAATCACTGGGGAGTTTCACACTGGATGATTCAGGATTTACCGACAAAGGATTGGATTCACTGGTTTACCGATGGAGAGAATGGTTTTAAACGATCTAATTATAAAACCACAACCCAGTTTGATACCAATGCCTCTGAAATAGATAAAAAGCTGGCTTTAGACGGATGGTTTGATACCACGATGCCCGATATTAATCAGAAAAACCCGTTGGTTCTTAAATATTTGACACAAAATGCAATCTGGTGGATAGAATATGCTGAATTGGGTGGCTTTCGCGTAGATACCTATCCTTACAATGACAAAGAAGCCATGGCAAAATGGGCCAAAGCCATCACTGATGAATATCCGAATTTTAATATCGTGGGTGAAACCTGGCTGTACACAGCTGGACAAATATCTGCTTGGCAAAAAGATTCCAAAACGGGAGAAGCAGCAAATTATAACTCTTATTTACCTTCTGTAATGGATTTTATGCTCTATGGAGACTTACCAAAAGCGTTAAAGGAAAAAGAAGGTTGGGATTCCGGATTGGTAAAGATATACAATGTTTTCACAAGCGATTTTCTGTATCCCAATATTAATAATGTGATGGTTTTCTTTGAAAATCACGATACCGAAAGATGGAATGAGATTTTCAATGCAGATCCGAAAGCCTATAAATTAGGATTAACATTAATTTCTACTGTCCGCGGAATTCCACAAATTTATTATGGTTCCGAAATAGGAATGCGTGGAGATAAAAACAAAAGAGGGGATGCGGATATCAGAAGGGATTTTCCGGGAGGCTGGAAATCTGATCATCAAAATGCCTTTAATCTTGCTTCCCAAACCCCTGAACAAAAAGAATTTTATCAGTTTACTCAGAAATTATTAAACTGGAGAAAAGATAAAGAAGTCATTCATACCGGAAAAACTAAAAATTTCGTTCCTCAGAATAATGTTTTTGTGTATTTTCGATATAATGAAAAAGAAAGTGTGATGGTTGTTTTAAATAACAATGAAAAAGAAGAAACATTGGATCTGAAACATTTTGAGGAATCTTTAAAAGGATTTTCAAAAGGAAAAGACATCATTTCCGACAAAGAATTTTCATTACAAAACAACTTGACCATACCCGCAAAAACATCGATGGTTGTTGAATTGAAATAAAATACAAATATTTTCACAAATTTAACAATCAAATCTTTGTGATCTTAGTTAAGTTAAACGCCTTTGCGAACTTAAAAACAGTTAGTAGTTAAAAAGAAACTTTGCGCTCTTTGCGTTAAAAAATAAAATTTAAAAGTTTATAATTAAATATGAAAAAAACTACAATATTCTTTGCATTCATAGTATTCGTACTGAGCTTTACCACTATTTCAGCCCAGGCAAAATTTGAAAAAGAAAAAACAGAGATCAGAACAATGCTTGATGGTTTTAATGTTGCTGCTGCAAAAGCTGATTTCAATACGTATTTTAATTATTTTGCTGATGCATCTACATTTATTGGGACAGATGCCACCGAAGTCTGGGATAAGAAAGCATTTATGATCTGGGCAAAACCTTATTTTGATAAAAAAAGAACCTGGAATTTTACTTCATTAAAAAGAAATATCTATTTCAGTAAAGACGGAAAGTTCGCTTGGTTTGATGAATTATTGGATACCCAAATGAAAATCTGCCGTGGTTCAGGAGTTGTTGAGAAAATAAAAGGCCAGTGGAAACTCAAGCAATATGTTCTTTCTGTAACCGTTCCTAATGAGGTGGTAGATAAAGTGGTGGTGGAAAAGACGCCGATCGAAGATGTATTAATCCAAAAACTGAAAAAATAATGGCAGAAATGTTGGGAAGATATGATGAAGGTAAATCGATAGGCAAGGAAAAGCCAAATTTATCGATACTTCACATCATCAATATGAGCATGGGGTTTTTGGGAATTCAAATGGCTTTTGGGTTACAAAACGGAAATGCAAGCCGGATCTTGGCCAATTTCGGAGCTGATGTTCATGAATTATCTTGGTTTTGGCTGGTTGCACCCGTTACTGGATTGATTGTTCAGCCTATTATTGGGCACATGGGCGACAATACCTGGAGTCCGCTGGGAAGAAGAAAACCTTATTTTTTAATTGGAGCGATTTTATGTGCCATTGGTTTGGTGATGCTTCCGAACGCTGCTTCCGCAACCCAAATGATGGCGGCGAATGTTCTATTATTGGCGGTCATTTTTCTGGCTATGATGGATGCTTCAATTAATGTAGCGATGGAGCCTTTTCGTGCACTCGTTGGAGATATGTTGCCAAAACATCAGGGAACTATAGGTTTTTCTGTTCAGACTATTTTAATTGGAATTGGAGCGGTTATTGGTTCTGAGTTGCCGAATTGGTTGACCAGAATAGGGGTTTCTAACGAGGCTCCGAAAGGATTTGTAGCAGATAATGTGATCTATGCATTTTATATTGGGGCTGCCGTTTTAATTTTATCAATTCTTTATACAATTTTTACAACCAAAGAATATTCGCCGAAGGAATTTGCGGAATTTTCAGGAGAGAAAAAAGAACAAGATCAGACCTCAAAGTTTACAGATATTTTCAAAGATTTTTCAAATATACCTTCCCAGATGAAAAGATTGGGAGTAGTTCAGTTTTTTTCATGGTTTGCACTGTTTACCATGTGGGTATTTACAACCAGTGCTTTAGCGACCCATCATTTTGGACTTTCACCTGATGATACCCATTCTGTAGAATTTAATAAAGCAGGAGATTTAACAGGAAGTTTATTTGGAAGCTATAATTTTTATGCTATTTTCTTTGCTTTTGCTTTGACACCGATTGCTAAATTTATTGGAAAAAAACAAACTCATGCCTTAGCTTTGGCTTGTGGAGGATTGGGTCTGATTTCAATGTATTTTATTAAAGATATTAATAACTTATGGATTTCAATGATCGGATTGGGATTTGCTTGGGCAAGTATTTTAGCAATGCCTTATGCCATGCTGATAGATTCCATTCCGCAACATAAGATGGGAGTATATATGGGGATTTTTAATTTTTTTATTGTAATTCCTCAGATTATTAATGGGATTTTTGGAGGACCTATTGTAAGTGGTATTTTTGGAAAGCAAGCCATTGATTATATCGTTGTCGGGGGGATTTGTATGCTTTTAGGATCAATACTAACCTTATTTTTCATTAAATCTGAAGCCGAAACTCCGAAAGAAATTGAAGAAGAAATTAAGCAGGTTCATTTTTAAATTACAAGGCAGATAAAAATATAAATATCAATGATTAATAAAGGTGATAAGAGATTTTTTCTTATCACCTTTATTAATTAATATACCTTTAATTTTATAAATAGTTTTTTTTCAATAAAATCAATATATTTGTGATTACTTTTTACCAAAATTAAAAAACTAACGAAAAACATGAAAAAAAAACTACTTTTTGTAGCTATTCTTGCCAGTGTAGCTACTGTAAGTGCTCAAACTGGCAATGTGGGAATTAATACTCAGCAACCTACCGAAACTTTAGATGTTAATGGAACTTTACGTGTTCGTGCATTAACCGATGGCAGCAGTTCTTCTACTTATGATCAGGTTTTGGTGATGAAAACAGACGGAACAATAGGTAAAGCTTCAAGGTCCTCTTTGGGAAGTTCTTCTTTTAATGCTTTAGTAAAAACTACCATTGAACCTGCAGGTATACATTGCAGTACAGGTGGATTGAAGGTTGAAAGCGGACAGGATACGAATGCTAACGGTGTTCTTGATGCATCAGAGGTTACATCTACAAATTATGTTTGTAATGGAGCACAGGGAGTGCAAGGGATACAGGGGGTTCAAGGTCCACAAGGTGCAACAGGACCTACTGGTGCAACAGGAGTGGGATTAACAAATGGAACAGCAGGAGGGCAAGTTTATTTAACCAGTTCTGTTTCTCCATATTCTCCTCAGGCTCCCCAAACTGCGTCTGGCGATGTGCTGATTAGCAGTACAGCGGTGACTACCATTGCAAATAATGCCATTACTACAGCGAAAGTTGCGGATAATGCCATTACTTTAGCTAAGATATCTGCAACAGGAACTAAAGATAATACAACCTATCTGCGAGGAGACGGGACTTGGGCAACTCCATCAGGAAGCGGTTCTTCCGGAGGTGAAGGGTTAGGAAGATTGGTAGATGCAAACAATCAGCTGATTGGATATGTACAAAGTATAGGAACTAGTAATTATGTTATTAAAACCAGTAATGGATATATTACTACTATTAATGTTGACGGTACTTTTCCAGGACTTCAAAGTTATTATGGAGATTCATCATGTAGTGGTACCATAAAATATATTAATTCAGGAAATAATACACTGCAAAATAGAAATGGGAAATATTTGTATTATGAAGGAACAACCGGCAAATTCTTTAAAATAGATAATGTGAATGCAAACGGATATGCGACAAATGTAGCAATGTCTGGGATAGGATATTTATATCAGGTTGCAGGTACTTGTTCTCCATCTTCATCAACAAATTTTGGTTGGAAAGTTGAAACTACAGAAACAACCCGTGCGACTATTGGCTTACCGGCTACCATTACACTTCCGCTGACCTTACAGTAAATAAAAATAAAATTTGATAAAAAGCGAATTCAATCTGAATTCGCTTTTTTTTATAAATGTATAGAATAGTAAATTCAGTCAAACTACACTTGGAATCCTTTCTTACCTTACATCAACATAATTCACGTTCACACGCTGTACATTTGTATCATAAATAATCACAATATGAAAACAGTATATCATAAAGCAGATACAAGAGGCCATGCCAATCACGGATGGCTAAATTCTTATCACACATTTAGCTTTGCAAATTATCAAAATCAGGAAAGAACACATTTCGGAGTATTGAGAGTATTAAATGATGATACCGTTACCCAGGGAATGGGGTTTGGAACACACCCTCATAGAGATATGGAGATCATTTCAATTCCTTTGGAAGGAGATCTTGAACATAAAGATTCGATGGGAACAACTGCCGTTATTAAAAAAGGAGAAATCCAGGTAATGAGTGCGGGAACAGGAGTTATGCACAGCGAATACAATAAAAATAAAGATCAGGCTGTGAAATTTTTACAAATCTGGGTTTTCCCTAGAGAAGTAGGAGCTGAGCCGAGATATGACCAGAAAAGTATTAAAGAAGGAGAGAAAATCAACGGGTTTCAGCAGATTTTATCACCAAATAAAAATGACGATGGAGTTTGGATTCATCAGGATGCTTGGTTTAATTTAGCTAATTTTACCAAAGGAAACGGTAAAAATTATACACTTAACAAAAAAGGAAACGGAGTCTATGCTTTTGTACTGAAAGGGAGCGCCAAAGTTGGAGACAGAATTCTAAATGAAAGAGACGGTTTGGGAATCTGGGATACCCAAAGTTTCAATATAGAAGCTGTTGAGGATACTGAAATCCTTTTAATGGAAGTTCCTATGGAATTACCGTCTTACCTTAAATAATATGTAAATTTGTACCTTTAAATAATAAGATCATAATAGAATGAAAATTTTAGCAATAGCAGGAAGTAATTCCGAAACATCAATTAATAAATTATTAGTTTCTTATGCAACTTCATTAATTGAAAATGCAGAAGTGGAAATCGTTGACATGAACGATTTTGAAATGCCGATTTACAAACATCAGAGAGAAGTAGAAAACGGAGTTCCTCAGCAGGCTGTAGATTTTGCAGCGAAAATAGATGCCGCGGATTTACTTTTAGTTTCTTTGTCTGAGCATAACGGAACCTATTCAACTGCATTCAAAAATGTGTTTGATTGGACTTCAAGAATTAAAAACAGAGCAGTGTGGAATGAAGTTCCGATGCTATTAATGGCTACAGCTCCCGGAGGAAGAGGTGGTTTAGGAGTTTTGGAAGCTGCGGAAAAACGTTTTCCTTTGCATGGAGGAAATATCGTAGATACTTTTACGCTTCCTTTCTTTAACGATAATTTCGATAAAGAAGCCGGTAAAATTTCTAATGAAGAAAAAGATAGTGAATTAAGAGATAAAATCAAGAAGATTTCTGCCATCGAATCTATCCTTGAAAAATAGATTTGAAAATTAATATAAAATTAATATCTTTGCAAAAAGAAAAAAGATGAAAATTCAGACGTCCTTTAATCCGTGTTTTTCCAAAAAAGGGAATATTGTGGGCTCTGAAATTCTGAGATAAAACAACGGCCGATAATCTACCAAGATTGTCGGCTTTTTTGTTTTCTAAATTTGAATAAAAAGTTTGAAATAAATTTCTAAAAGTAAACATGAGCAACACTTACAAATCAGCAGGAGTAGACAAAGAAGAAGGATACAAAACGGTTGACAAGATTAAAAAAGCTGTCGGTGAAACGCACAATTCAAATGTCTTGAATCATTTGGGAAGTTTTGGAGCTTTCTACGAAATCGGCGGATACAAAAATCCTGTTTTGGTTTCAGGAACAGATGGAGTAGGAACGAAGCTTAAAGTAGCTTTAGACTCCAAAAAATATGACTCTATTGGAGTAGATTGTTTCGCGATGTGTGCCAATGATATTCTTTGTCATGGTGCAAAACCATTATTCTTCCTAGATTATTTAGCTTGTGGAAAACTGGATTCTGAAATCGCGGCAGAAATTGTTTTAGGAATGGTGGAAGCTTGTAAAGATAACAACTGTGCATTAATTGGTGGTGAAACTGCTGAAATGCCGGGAATGTATCAACCTGGAGATTATGATGTTGCCGGATTCTGCGTAGGAATTGTTGAAAAAGATCAGATTATTGACGGATCCAAAATTAAAACAGGAGATAAAATTATCGCATTGCCAAGTTCAGGTTTCCATTCAAACGGATTTTCTTTGGTAAGAAAAGTTTTTCCTGATTTCAATGAAGAGTTTGAAGGAAAACCTTTGTATGAAACGCTTTTGGTTCCTACAAGATTATACTATAAAGATATTCATAAAGTACTTGCTGAGGTTGAAGTTGCGGGTATTGCGCACATTACAGGTGGTGGATTATACGAAAATATCCCAAGAATCATTGGAGATGGATTATGTGCTTCCATTGATGCTTCAAAAATTCAGATTCCAAGTATCATGCTGGAACTGGAAAAAAGAGGTGGAGTAGCTCGTGAAGAAATGTTCGGGACATTCAATATGGGGGTTGGAATGATCGTGGTAGTAGATGCTGAAAAAGCTGAAAAAGTATTAAGTCTTCTTGATGATGCTTACGAAATCGGAGAAATTACAGAAGGAAGCGAGAAGATTGATTTGAAATTTTAAATAAATAGAATTTATTAGTAGAGACTTAGCTTAAGTTATATTAATTTAAGTCTGTGACTTCTAATTTCTAACTTCTAATTAATGAAAAATTTAGTTATACTCGTTTCAGGTTCAGGAACTAATCTTCAGAGAATTATCGATACCATTGACAATGGAGAAATCCAGAATGCAAAAGTATCTTTAGTGATTGCAGACAGAGAATGTTATGGACTTGAAAGAGCACAAAATCATAACATAGACAATATACTTATTCCAAGGGGTAAGAATTTCAGTGATGAATTGGCTAAAGTGATTCCTGAAAATACAGATTTAATAGTATTGGCAGGATTTTTATCCATTCTAAAACCTGAATTCTGTGAGCTTTGGAAGGGGAAAATAATCAATATTCATCCTGCTTTGCTTCCGAAATTCGGAGGAAAGGGAATGTGGGGACATCATGTTCATCACGCTGTTATTGAAGCGAAAGAAAAAGAAAGCGGTGCAACCGTACATTTTGTAACTTCAGGAATCGATGAAGGAGAAGCTATTC is a window of Candidatus Chryseobacterium colombiense DNA encoding:
- the purM gene encoding phosphoribosylformylglycinamidine cyclo-ligase — translated: MSNTYKSAGVDKEEGYKTVDKIKKAVGETHNSNVLNHLGSFGAFYEIGGYKNPVLVSGTDGVGTKLKVALDSKKYDSIGVDCFAMCANDILCHGAKPLFFLDYLACGKLDSEIAAEIVLGMVEACKDNNCALIGGETAEMPGMYQPGDYDVAGFCVGIVEKDQIIDGSKIKTGDKIIALPSSGFHSNGFSLVRKVFPDFNEEFEGKPLYETLLVPTRLYYKDIHKVLAEVEVAGIAHITGGGLYENIPRIIGDGLCASIDASKIQIPSIMLELEKRGGVAREEMFGTFNMGVGMIVVVDAEKAEKVLSLLDDAYEIGEITEGSEKIDLKF
- the purN gene encoding phosphoribosylglycinamide formyltransferase, producing MKNLVILVSGSGTNLQRIIDTIDNGEIQNAKVSLVIADRECYGLERAQNHNIDNILIPRGKNFSDELAKVIPENTDLIVLAGFLSILKPEFCELWKGKIINIHPALLPKFGGKGMWGHHVHHAVIEAKEKESGATVHFVTSGIDEGEAILQKSFEVTENDTPETVAEKVHIIEYEIFPKAINKVLNNN